A part of Vulcanisaeta moutnovskia 768-28 genomic DNA contains:
- a CDS encoding NAD(P)H-dependent amine dehydrogenase family protein, translated as MAIKSVIYGVGPIGQLIARIAVERGFEIVGAVDIDPQKVGKDLGEVIGLGKTLGIKVESDADKVLKDSNPDIVLHSTGSFFDKVYPQIMKAVKANADVISTCETLSWPWYRYSDLAELVDSYAKNHNVTILGAGVNPGFVFDALPAVLSVTLTRLDKITVIRSLDASKRRYSFQKKIGLGMTPSQFNEALSRGEITAHVGFAESVHLLASIIGLKLDRVEEGQEALIAEKHYETQYFKMEPGQVKGVVGHGSGFINGREIIRVELRACAGCEDFEEVRLEGEPSITWRSTGTAGDPATAAVIINLAPRVLDARPGLITLKDLINYSYSVLTSK; from the coding sequence ATGGCGATCAAATCCGTGATTTATGGTGTGGGTCCTATTGGTCAATTAATAGCCAGGATTGCAGTTGAGAGGGGCTTTGAGATTGTGGGTGCGGTGGATATTGATCCTCAGAAGGTTGGTAAGGATCTTGGTGAGGTAATAGGATTGGGTAAGACCCTGGGTATTAAAGTGGAAAGTGATGCTGATAAAGTCCTTAAGGATTCTAACCCAGACATCGTTCTTCACTCAACAGGTAGTTTCTTTGATAAGGTGTATCCACAAATAATGAAGGCCGTTAAGGCCAACGCAGACGTAATATCCACATGTGAAACCCTATCATGGCCCTGGTATAGGTATTCAGACCTGGCAGAGCTTGTTGATAGTTACGCGAAAAATCACAATGTAACCATACTAGGTGCCGGTGTTAATCCAGGTTTCGTATTCGATGCGTTACCGGCCGTGCTTTCAGTAACGTTAACAAGGCTTGATAAGATCACTGTAATCAGGTCATTGGATGCCTCAAAGAGGAGGTATTCCTTCCAGAAGAAGATTGGTCTTGGAATGACTCCAAGCCAGTTCAATGAGGCGTTAAGTAGGGGTGAGATAACGGCTCACGTTGGTTTTGCAGAATCAGTGCATCTTTTAGCCAGTATAATTGGTCTTAAACTAGATAGGGTCGAGGAAGGTCAGGAGGCTTTAATTGCAGAAAAGCATTATGAGACGCAGTACTTCAAGATGGAGCCTGGGCAGGTCAAGGGAGTGGTTGGTCATGGAAGCGGTTTCATTAATGGCAGGGAGATTATAAGAGTTGAGCTGAGGGCCTGTGCAGGTTGTGAGGATTTTGAGGAGGTTAGACTTGAGGGCGAGCCATCGATTACCTGGAGAAGTACTGGTACGGCAGGCGATCCAGCTACGGCCGCAGTAATAATTAACCTAGCACCCAGGGTATTAGATGCAAGACCTGGATTAATAACACTCAAGGACTTAATAAACTACTCATATTCAGTGTTGACTTCAAAATAA
- a CDS encoding DUF2079 domain-containing protein, with the protein MKLNNKIYSLMSTLLIIPFYLVWILGYLNAISLGLYLILEKIFSVTFIIGLTIALGPIIYKITKLIHKDGYFLVVILIMTIFMALGSSLSYIKYLTYNAYAWDLGIFEQALFSVAFYHRLFYYTVELYVNPSGSFLGTHYSPILFSLVPIYYLSPHVLTLLVLQAILLYIPVIPLYIMSTHLTHDRSIAFITSLMYLISPGIASPLYYDFHVEVFIPLLYITTVLLILMRRWVLAISLMVLFLMIIEYTPIIALTMIIPIIYILIKNRELGKHVIHITLLVAMIILYMIITPKVMGILNPYKSSLAVYNPSTIAGYSGNPINFMQYAIKYWVFVKQEILTNIQQKIMYYAILGAPLFPSLLSPLWLLPAVPYTAFSFLSTYPAYYMLDLQYTMYVIPQLFVAYIMSIKHTKQYIKHVLITSLIIGIILFALYNPLSPAASQNLYVFIKYLSSTRVKALNLLVRLIPNNASVLTIDSVFPHLANRINAYVFPMSMPNYNEYVLNINATYILMTIDSRGSEAGLLKAEVQGYGMLAAVNGTYLFKKGYDGEPIMYDPLTNYVIPASEFLLWPGTHAKTFNKIQGAIYYWPEDYSGTFWIGPFYLTLLPGTYNVTAYFTVTKPCNGTIGILQASNIAGSQIYASTPILCSYFKEPNEWTGVALTLIVNSTSEDPIMLRCINMTGITGVYFSGVVINQIS; encoded by the coding sequence GTGAAATTGAACAATAAAATCTACTCATTAATGAGTACATTATTAATAATACCATTCTATTTAGTTTGGATTCTAGGCTACCTTAATGCCATATCACTAGGTCTTTACCTAATTCTCGAGAAGATATTCTCGGTAACATTCATCATAGGCCTAACAATAGCGCTAGGGCCAATTATATATAAAATAACTAAGTTGATACATAAAGATGGGTATTTCCTAGTCGTAATCCTCATAATGACCATATTCATGGCATTGGGGTCATCATTATCATACATTAAGTATCTAACGTACAACGCCTATGCCTGGGATTTGGGTATTTTTGAACAGGCTTTGTTCAGTGTGGCTTTTTATCATAGGCTTTTTTACTACACGGTTGAGCTTTACGTAAACCCAAGCGGAAGCTTTCTAGGGACACACTATTCACCAATACTTTTTTCATTGGTACCAATATACTACTTAAGTCCGCACGTACTAACACTATTAGTATTGCAAGCCATACTACTCTATATACCCGTAATTCCATTATACATTATGAGTACGCATCTAACACATGATAGGAGCATCGCGTTCATAACTTCATTAATGTACTTAATTAGCCCAGGCATAGCTAGTCCCCTTTACTATGATTTTCATGTCGAAGTTTTCATACCATTGCTATATATTACTACAGTACTGCTTATACTAATGAGAAGGTGGGTGTTAGCAATATCTTTGATGGTTTTATTCCTCATGATCATTGAGTATACGCCAATAATTGCCCTAACGATGATTATACCAATAATATATATACTCATTAAGAATAGAGAATTAGGTAAACACGTGATTCACATAACTTTATTGGTTGCTATGATTATTCTATACATGATAATAACGCCTAAAGTAATGGGCATATTAAATCCCTATAAATCATCACTGGCTGTCTATAATCCATCTACCATAGCTGGTTATTCAGGTAATCCAATAAATTTCATGCAATATGCAATAAAGTATTGGGTATTCGTTAAGCAGGAAATTCTTACGAACATTCAGCAGAAGATCATGTACTACGCAATACTTGGGGCGCCATTATTTCCATCATTACTATCACCATTATGGTTACTACCTGCTGTACCATACACAGCCTTCTCTTTCTTATCGACATACCCCGCCTATTATATGTTGGATCTCCAATATACAATGTACGTTATACCTCAATTATTTGTGGCGTACATAATGAGTATTAAGCATACTAAACAGTACATAAAGCATGTATTAATCACATCCTTAATCATTGGTATTATATTATTTGCACTATATAATCCATTAAGTCCTGCAGCATCACAAAACTTGTACGTATTTATAAAATACCTTAGCTCAACGAGGGTTAAGGCACTAAACCTACTCGTTAGGTTAATACCCAACAACGCGTCTGTATTAACAATTGATAGTGTATTTCCTCACCTGGCAAATAGAATAAATGCGTACGTCTTCCCAATGTCAATGCCAAATTATAATGAATATGTACTTAATATTAACGCCACTTACATATTAATGACAATCGATAGTAGAGGCTCTGAGGCTGGATTATTAAAAGCCGAGGTTCAGGGCTATGGGATGTTAGCCGCAGTCAATGGTACTTATTTATTCAAGAAAGGTTATGATGGTGAACCTATTATGTATGACCCACTTACTAACTACGTAATACCAGCAAGCGAGTTCCTGCTATGGCCTGGGACGCATGCTAAGACATTCAATAAGATTCAAGGTGCTATTTATTATTGGCCGGAGGATTACTCCGGTACTTTTTGGATTGGTCCGTTTTACTTAACGTTATTACCAGGCACTTATAACGTGACTGCGTATTTCACGGTTACGAAGCCTTGTAATGGAACAATAGGAATTCTTCAAGCATCGAATATTGCGGGATCACAAATATATGCATCAACGCCAATACTTTGCTCCTACTTTAAGGAACCCAATGAATGGACCGGCGTGGCACTAACATTGATTGTTAATAGTACATCTGAGGATCCAATAATGCTTAGGTGCATAAACATGACTGGAATAACTGGTGTATATTTCAGTGGTGTGGTGATTAACCAAATAAGTTGA
- a CDS encoding type II toxin-antitoxin system VapC family toxin: protein MMFLDANVLIYLNVGEENVIKFFKGLLMRRDRLYTDVLVLDEVIHISRKKYGIKYEDTIKFLDDVVLPYVKVLNIGLKEYETAEKYIGVLKPSDAIHVAVMLNNGVNVIVSEDRDFDRVNTVKRVWLDNE from the coding sequence ATGATGTTTTTAGATGCTAACGTACTTATATACCTGAATGTAGGTGAGGAAAACGTAATCAAATTCTTTAAGGGCCTCCTTATGAGGAGAGATAGGTTATACACTGACGTTTTGGTGCTCGATGAGGTTATTCATATTTCGAGGAAGAAGTACGGTATTAAGTATGAAGATACCATCAAATTCCTTGATGACGTGGTATTACCCTACGTGAAGGTTCTTAACATTGGTTTAAAGGAGTACGAAACTGCTGAGAAGTACATAGGTGTGTTGAAGCCGTCCGACGCCATTCATGTAGCAGTGATGCTAAATAATGGAGTTAACGTAATTGTAAGTGAGGATAGGGACTTTGATAGGGTAAATACGGTGAAGAGGGTATGGCTTGATAATGAGTAA
- the fdhF gene encoding formate dehydrogenase subunit alpha, which translates to MGMVKVVLNGREVEAANGETILNLARRYGIEIPTLCYYEGYANGSCRICVVEVNGRLMPSCITKVSEGMKIETESIRATEARKTLLRLLLKNHTHRSKEEQMRCRLCDYAIKYGLEPAPIIPDIKIDDTHPAIVFNPSACVMCRKCVIACSIDQSNDTITVIGRGLDTRVGFDLDVPMGVSSCVSCGACIDACPTGALMERDWVPADKVVETTCPYCGTGCQVEYGIKDDKVIWARGAYGPANEGKLCIKGKFGYHYVNSPERLTKPLIRRTGIPKGPLNGRPIHEVFREATWEEVLDIIASKIREILDKYGPAAIGGIMSDRSTNESIYAFQKFMRCAIGTDSIDQSATLCHEPSAWSLATQLGYGAATNPIRDVLNSRTIIVVGSNMNETHPVIAAYVKRAAKQGAHLIIVNPIHTELARYAEYELLIRPGTDVVLFSAMAKYIIDMGWYDKEFISRYTEGFEDWVRSLDAFTLDFAEEVTGVPKDVIKEVARLYALEKPSMIMWTLGITEHENGTENVSALINLALLTGNVGKPGAGLMPLRGQNNVQGGADVGCAPGRLPGYQPLMDSEVRRRFEEVWRCKLPSFIGFRSTEMIDMARRGLIKMLYIVGENSIRSHPDSKAVAEALSKLEFLVVQDIFMTETAEYADVVLPAASAALEDYGTFTNTERRLQLTRKVVDPPGDAKPDWWVFVELARKLGYDMGLRDSTDIMRDMARVAPVFSGLSHERLEREGGLQWPVPSESSPGTLILYADGFPRGRARFRVVSWRGFDVVVERLYPYSLIIGRERAQYHTATMTSRSPVLRVIWRGPVVEMNPEDMRAESIKDGEVVKLLSPAGEVLARVKASTRVPRGVLFTTFHYPELLANTLVPAVLNPITKTPAYKDTRVRIEKVNA; encoded by the coding sequence ATGGGTATGGTTAAGGTAGTCCTAAATGGCAGAGAGGTTGAAGCCGCTAATGGTGAGACAATACTTAATCTGGCGAGGAGGTACGGCATTGAGATACCAACGTTATGTTACTACGAGGGATATGCAAATGGTTCTTGCAGGATATGTGTTGTTGAGGTTAATGGTAGGTTAATGCCTTCATGCATAACCAAGGTGTCTGAGGGTATGAAGATCGAGACCGAGAGCATAAGAGCTACTGAGGCTAGGAAAACCTTACTAAGGCTCTTACTGAAGAATCATACCCACAGGAGTAAGGAGGAGCAAATGAGGTGTAGATTATGTGATTACGCCATTAAGTACGGCCTTGAACCAGCGCCGATAATACCAGACATCAAGATCGATGACACACACCCAGCAATAGTATTTAACCCATCGGCTTGCGTAATGTGCAGGAAGTGTGTAATTGCCTGCAGTATTGATCAGAGTAATGATACCATTACAGTCATAGGCAGAGGTTTGGATACTAGGGTTGGTTTTGATCTTGATGTTCCAATGGGCGTATCAAGCTGTGTAAGTTGTGGCGCATGTATTGATGCATGCCCAACCGGGGCATTAATGGAAAGGGATTGGGTACCTGCTGATAAGGTTGTTGAGACCACATGCCCATACTGCGGCACTGGGTGTCAAGTCGAGTATGGAATTAAGGACGACAAAGTTATTTGGGCTAGGGGTGCCTATGGACCCGCAAATGAGGGCAAGCTCTGTATTAAGGGTAAGTTTGGGTATCACTATGTTAATAGTCCTGAGAGACTTACAAAACCATTGATTAGGAGAACTGGAATTCCCAAAGGCCCGTTAAATGGTAGGCCCATTCACGAGGTATTTAGAGAGGCCACGTGGGAGGAGGTCCTAGACATAATAGCCAGTAAGATTAGGGAGATCCTTGACAAGTATGGACCAGCCGCCATTGGAGGTATAATGAGTGATAGAAGCACTAACGAGAGTATTTACGCATTTCAGAAGTTCATGAGATGCGCCATCGGTACTGACAGCATCGATCAATCAGCCACGTTATGCCATGAACCGTCAGCATGGTCATTAGCCACGCAACTGGGTTACGGCGCGGCGACCAACCCCATAAGGGATGTATTAAACTCAAGGACTATAATTGTAGTTGGCTCCAACATGAATGAAACACACCCAGTCATCGCCGCCTACGTCAAGAGGGCTGCTAAGCAGGGTGCTCACTTAATAATCGTTAACCCAATACACACTGAGTTGGCCAGGTACGCTGAGTATGAACTTCTCATTAGGCCTGGTACGGATGTCGTACTATTCTCAGCAATGGCTAAGTACATAATTGACATGGGCTGGTACGATAAAGAATTCATTAGTAGGTACACCGAGGGCTTTGAGGATTGGGTAAGGAGCCTTGATGCATTTACTCTGGATTTTGCCGAGGAAGTAACCGGAGTACCTAAGGACGTTATTAAGGAGGTTGCTAGGCTTTATGCGCTTGAGAAGCCATCAATGATTATGTGGACCCTTGGCATCACGGAGCATGAGAATGGTACAGAAAACGTATCAGCACTGATAAACCTGGCATTACTAACTGGCAACGTTGGTAAACCAGGTGCAGGTTTAATGCCACTTAGGGGGCAAAATAATGTTCAGGGAGGGGCTGATGTTGGTTGTGCACCAGGTAGGTTGCCTGGTTATCAACCTTTGATGGATTCGGAGGTTAGGAGGCGCTTTGAGGAGGTTTGGAGGTGTAAGTTACCATCCTTTATTGGTTTTAGGAGTACTGAGATGATTGATATGGCTAGGAGAGGCTTGATTAAGATGCTCTACATAGTTGGTGAGAATAGTATTAGATCTCACCCAGACAGTAAGGCTGTTGCCGAGGCGTTGAGTAAGTTGGAGTTCCTGGTCGTCCAGGACATATTCATGACTGAGACTGCCGAGTATGCCGATGTGGTATTACCAGCGGCATCTGCGGCTCTTGAGGATTACGGTACATTCACGAATACGGAGAGGAGGCTTCAATTAACGAGGAAGGTCGTTGATCCACCAGGTGATGCTAAGCCTGATTGGTGGGTCTTTGTTGAGTTAGCTAGGAAGCTTGGTTATGACATGGGCCTTAGGGATAGTACTGACATAATGAGGGATATGGCGAGGGTAGCACCAGTATTCAGTGGATTAAGCCATGAGAGACTTGAGCGTGAGGGTGGACTTCAATGGCCGGTGCCGAGTGAGTCTAGTCCAGGTACTCTAATACTATATGCTGATGGATTTCCGAGGGGTAGGGCTAGGTTTAGGGTGGTTAGTTGGAGAGGCTTTGATGTGGTTGTGGAGAGACTTTATCCGTACTCGTTAATTATTGGTAGGGAGAGGGCGCAGTATCATACTGCGACCATGACGTCTAGGTCACCAGTACTTAGGGTCATTTGGAGGGGGCCTGTTGTTGAGATGAATCCTGAGGACATGAGGGCTGAGAGCATTAAGGATGGCGAGGTTGTTAAGTTGCTCTCACCTGCTGGTGAGGTATTGGCTAGGGTCAAGGCGTCAACTAGGGTTCCGAGGGGAGTATTATTCACGACATTTCATTATCCAGAGCTATTGGCGAATACGCTGGTTCCAGCCGTGCTTAATCCAATTACAAAAACGCCTGCGTATAAAGATACAAGGGTTCGTATTGAGAAGGTTAATGCTTAA
- the sfsA gene encoding DNA/RNA nuclease SfsA, producing the protein MSYIIKKPDAEGIFIKRLNRFVGIGIINGREELVHIHDPGRLTELLRPGVRFFAYSKFTGKTRFYLTAVDLGDELVLVNSAIHNEIAAWLISNGYVLNGYEVVRREPHFGSGRFDLLLKSPSSDYALVEVKGVTLEENGIAKFPDAPTMRGARHMLELAKAVELGYEAHVLFLVFRTRAKLFMPNIALDPRFTEALKYAINHGVKVLAYKLVLTRDWVIIPIGQLDIKMD; encoded by the coding sequence ATGAGCTATATAATTAAGAAGCCAGATGCTGAGGGCATTTTCATTAAGAGGTTGAATAGGTTTGTTGGTATTGGAATTATTAACGGTAGGGAGGAGCTCGTACACATTCATGACCCTGGCAGGCTAACGGAGCTCCTAAGGCCTGGCGTTAGGTTCTTCGCATACTCAAAATTCACGGGTAAGACCAGGTTTTACTTAACTGCAGTTGATCTTGGTGATGAACTCGTACTCGTGAACTCCGCGATACATAATGAAATCGCAGCATGGTTAATTAGTAATGGTTATGTTTTGAATGGCTATGAGGTTGTTAGAAGGGAGCCTCACTTCGGTAGTGGTAGGTTTGATCTACTGCTTAAGTCACCAAGCAGTGATTATGCACTTGTTGAGGTTAAGGGTGTGACTCTTGAGGAGAATGGAATTGCTAAGTTCCCGGATGCACCGACAATGCGTGGCGCAAGGCATATGCTTGAGTTGGCTAAGGCCGTGGAGCTTGGTTATGAGGCGCACGTACTCTTCCTGGTTTTTAGGACTAGGGCGAAGCTCTTCATGCCTAATATAGCGCTTGATCCTAGGTTTACAGAAGCCCTTAAATACGCCATTAACCATGGAGTTAAGGTATTAGCCTATAAGCTAGTGCTTACGAGGGATTGGGTAATAATCCCAATAGGTCAACTCGATATTAAAATGGATTAA
- a CDS encoding NADH-ubiquinone oxidoreductase-F iron-sulfur binding region domain-containing protein, producing MDYRARLRETSKEIIERRITSDDELRKIAEKHNLPLSTVKMLSTFYFHDYSEVQVCMGLPCILKGAREVTRELERRGIKYSVTYCLGYCDKGPAVRMGDRYYTFVNGDFKEVGESRSDYVQSQYEPLDKYIARSGYRYFEKFLNEGNKFLILELLVKVGLLGGGALTRLKALASNADRPKYLIVNGHEGEPGGFKDRLIMERNTHQLLEGALLLSLALNVDEVIIAVNERFRNAKAVIERALDELRTFLTNRDLLSKLPPITVSLIGSPYIVGEETALINSIEGGRGEPRLRPPDPTEAGLFGKPTAVINVEVAAAIPILLSNYYEGKEITIEKYFCVTGDVDRPGLYREKLTIGLNELLVKAGAKEENVKAVFVGGVSSGLVHSSRIKVRLTPEEARKLGVFLGPGVIIALSNSRCIVDVMLEVERFFAHESCGRCEPCRLGTRELVNILERISNGKANEEDLKWAESVAKTMMDTSLCGLGMSAGKVLLDALSQFRDEFEEHVKGVCRAGVHFR from the coding sequence ATGGATTATAGGGCAAGACTGCGTGAGACGAGTAAGGAGATAATTGAAAGGAGGATTACGTCAGATGATGAGCTTAGGAAAATTGCCGAGAAGCATAACCTACCCCTATCAACGGTTAAGATGCTATCCACATTCTACTTCCATGATTACTCAGAGGTTCAAGTGTGCATGGGCCTTCCCTGCATATTGAAGGGAGCCAGAGAAGTCACTAGAGAATTGGAGAGACGCGGTATTAAGTACTCCGTAACGTATTGCCTTGGCTATTGCGATAAGGGACCTGCAGTTAGGATGGGTGATAGGTATTACACGTTTGTTAACGGTGATTTTAAGGAGGTTGGGGAGTCAAGGAGTGATTATGTTCAGTCTCAATACGAACCTCTCGATAAGTACATAGCGAGGAGTGGTTATAGGTACTTCGAGAAGTTTCTCAATGAAGGTAATAAGTTCCTCATTCTTGAATTACTCGTTAAGGTTGGCTTACTCGGTGGTGGTGCCCTGACCAGGCTTAAGGCTTTGGCAAGTAATGCCGATAGACCTAAGTACTTAATTGTTAATGGGCATGAGGGAGAACCAGGTGGTTTTAAGGATAGATTGATAATGGAGAGAAACACTCATCAACTACTGGAGGGCGCGTTACTGCTGTCACTTGCATTGAATGTTGATGAGGTTATAATCGCGGTTAATGAGAGGTTTAGAAATGCTAAGGCTGTAATTGAGAGGGCACTTGATGAATTAAGGACGTTCCTAACCAACAGAGACTTACTTAGTAAGTTACCTCCAATTACTGTTTCACTTATTGGTTCTCCATACATTGTTGGTGAGGAAACAGCGTTAATAAATTCAATTGAAGGGGGCAGGGGTGAGCCACGTTTAAGGCCTCCCGATCCCACCGAGGCTGGTTTGTTCGGTAAGCCCACCGCTGTGATTAACGTGGAGGTCGCTGCAGCGATACCCATACTCCTCAGTAATTATTATGAGGGTAAGGAAATAACGATAGAAAAGTACTTCTGCGTCACTGGCGATGTTGATAGGCCAGGACTTTACAGGGAGAAACTAACAATAGGCCTCAATGAATTATTAGTGAAGGCAGGTGCTAAGGAGGAAAACGTTAAGGCGGTCTTTGTTGGTGGTGTCTCCTCAGGCTTGGTCCACTCCTCGAGAATTAAGGTGAGACTTACACCCGAAGAAGCAAGAAAACTAGGTGTTTTCCTGGGCCCTGGCGTGATCATTGCCCTATCTAACAGTAGGTGTATTGTGGATGTTATGCTCGAGGTTGAGAGGTTCTTTGCGCATGAATCATGCGGTAGGTGCGAGCCATGTAGGTTGGGTACTAGGGAGTTGGTTAATATTCTCGAGAGAATTAGTAATGGTAAGGCGAATGAGGAGGACCTTAAGTGGGCTGAGTCGGTGGCGAAGACCATGATGGATACTTCATTATGTGGTCTAGGCATGTCAGCTGGTAAGGTGCTCCTTGACGCACTTAGTCAGTTTAGGGATGAATTTGAGGAGCACGTTAAGGGTGTTTGCAGGGCTGGTGTTCACTTCAGGTGA
- a CDS encoding AbrB/MazE/SpoVT family DNA-binding domain-containing protein, which produces MGKFEYRVKVRRGRITLPKAIRETLGIRDGDELIIKAENGEIIIKSVSSMDIEEFDKKIKEHLEAIKNYIRVKPKLGELSGLSLEDEFE; this is translated from the coding sequence ATGGGTAAGTTCGAGTATCGAGTTAAGGTAAGGAGGGGCCGTATCACATTGCCAAAGGCCATTAGGGAGACTCTAGGTATTAGGGATGGTGATGAACTAATAATTAAGGCTGAGAATGGTGAGATAATAATTAAGTCAGTATCGAGCATGGATATTGAAGAATTTGATAAAAAAATCAAAGAACATTTAGAAGCTATTAAAAATTATATACGTGTTAAGCCGAAACTCGGTGAGCTCAGTGGATTAAGCCTGGAAGATGAGTTTGAGTGA
- the gatD gene encoding Glu-tRNA(Gln) amidotransferase subunit GatD, which yields MLSEVISKWGVKVFDTVRIHLRDGTTLDGVVLPRPGVGDPNVVILKLDNGYNVGIHVNNIEKIEVLSHVESKSAVSIPIGQFVRAESTGLPRVRLVATGGTIMSKVDYRTGAVYPSFSIEDLYAMYPEVKGIADIELLNLMAIFSEDMTPRRWTEIAEAAYKAFLDGVSGVVVLHGTDTMHYTAAALSFAIRNPPGPIALVGSQRSSDRPSSDAFENMLAAVLVGARAPFAGSYIVMHASTNDGLIAVHRGTRVRKMHTSRRDTFISINDKPVAYVDINKLEIVLNTNNYTTRSKVEDTVLMNKFDEKTTLIKFYPGMDPEILHFLIDRGYHGIVIEGTGFGHVREELLDPIKRAIDSGIPVVITSQTIFGRVNLNVYRRGVELLRLGVIPAEDMLPEVAFVKLSWVLGQTRDMSEVRRLMLMPIAGELNLRSDISTYILRPELPKVSL from the coding sequence GTGCTGAGCGAGGTAATAAGTAAGTGGGGTGTTAAGGTATTCGATACGGTCCGCATACACCTCAGGGATGGCACGACATTAGACGGCGTAGTACTGCCCAGGCCTGGCGTCGGTGATCCTAACGTAGTGATTTTGAAGCTTGATAATGGCTATAACGTGGGTATTCATGTTAATAATATCGAGAAGATAGAGGTTTTGAGTCATGTTGAATCAAAAAGCGCAGTATCCATACCAATTGGTCAGTTCGTTAGGGCAGAATCCACAGGGCTTCCCAGGGTTAGGCTCGTGGCTACTGGCGGCACTATAATGTCCAAGGTTGATTACAGGACCGGTGCAGTATACCCAAGCTTTAGTATTGAGGACTTGTATGCAATGTACCCGGAGGTTAAGGGCATAGCCGATATTGAGCTCCTCAATTTAATGGCAATATTTAGTGAGGATATGACGCCAAGGAGGTGGACCGAGATTGCTGAGGCGGCTTATAAGGCGTTTCTCGACGGTGTTTCCGGTGTCGTTGTGCTCCATGGCACGGATACCATGCATTACACGGCTGCCGCACTCTCCTTCGCAATAAGGAATCCTCCAGGTCCAATAGCGCTCGTTGGTTCTCAGAGGAGTAGTGATAGGCCGTCTAGTGATGCCTTTGAGAACATGCTGGCCGCCGTACTTGTTGGTGCCAGGGCACCCTTCGCTGGTTCCTACATTGTAATGCATGCATCCACAAATGATGGTTTAATAGCCGTTCATAGAGGGACTAGGGTTAGGAAGATGCATACGTCTAGGAGGGACACGTTTATTAGCATTAATGATAAACCCGTGGCTTACGTGGACATTAATAAACTCGAGATAGTGCTAAACACGAATAATTATACGACTCGATCTAAGGTAGAGGATACAGTATTAATGAATAAATTTGATGAGAAGACAACATTGATTAAGTTCTACCCAGGTATGGACCCAGAAATACTTCACTTCCTAATTGATAGGGGGTATCACGGCATTGTAATTGAGGGTACGGGCTTTGGTCACGTTAGGGAGGAATTACTTGATCCAATAAAAAGAGCCATTGACAGTGGCATACCTGTGGTTATCACAAGCCAGACAATATTTGGAAGAGTGAATTTAAACGTCTATAGGAGGGGTGTGGAGTTACTGAGACTTGGCGTAATACCTGCCGAGGACATGCTGCCGGAGGTAGCCTTTGTTAAGCTTTCATGGGTGTTAGGACAGACCAGGGATATGAGTGAGGTGAGGAGATTGATGCTGATGCCAATAGCCGGTGAATTAAATCTGAGGAGTGATATTAGCACATACATACTAAGGCCTGAGCTACCTAAAGTGAGCTTGTGA